AAGCCATGACTCTTCCACTTTCTTCAAAAATTCAGATGGTAGCAGACTCATAATCAAACAATTGGATTTCATAGCATGTAATCGGGACAAGGCATCTGCagctaaattttcttttccttttttatacaCTATTTCATAACTATACTACATCAATTTGGCAACCCAGGCTTGTTGTGAGGGAGTAGTGACCTTCTACTCTAATAAATGTTTTAGGCTTTGATGATCCGTTTTTATAAGGAAGTGTTGGTCCACCAAATAATACTCCCATTTCTTGATGGCATAAAGAATAGCAAGCATCTCCTTCTCATAAACTGAAAGTAATTGATTTTTAGAAGACAAAGGCTTACTTATGTATGCCAATGGATGACCATCTTGCATCAATATAGCACCAATTCCTTCACCATATGCATCTGtttcaatcataaattttttgttaaagtttgGTAAAGCCAGAACAGGGGCAGTCACTATGGCtctttttaatttgtcaaatgCTTCCTGTGTTGAACTATTCCAATGAAAAGAGTTTGCCTTAAGTAGTTCTAGCAATGGTCTAGCTATATGACCATAATTTCAAACAAACTTTCTATAATACCCGATAAGGCCTAGAAAGCCTCTCAATTGCTTGACAGACTTCGGAATCGACCATTCCTCTACTGCTTTCACCTTGGCTAGATCAGTCATAACCCCTTGGTCTGAAATAATGTGACCTAAATATGATATCTGAGTACACCCAAAAGAGCACTTATTCTTCCTAGCCACCAACTTGTTATTCCTTAACAGCCTAAGCACTGATTCTAGGTGAGATAAATGCTCCATTTTGTCTTTGCTATAAATGAGGATGTCATCAAAAAATACCAACACAAATCGCCTCAAGTAAGCCTTGAATATGGAGTTCATCAAATCTTGAAAGGTGGAGGGTGCATTGGTTAAGCCGAAAGACATAACAACGAACTCATAGTGACCTTCATGGGTTTTGAACATTGTCTTCTCAATGGAGTTAGTATGCATGCGTATTTGCCAATATCCCAACCTCAAGTCGATTTTCGAAAACACCTTGGCTTGTCCTAATTCATCCAACAAGTCTTCTATAATAGGAATGGGATATTTGTTCTTGACTGTGGACTGATTTAAGCTTCTGTAGTCTACACACAACCTCCATGATCCGTCTTTTTTCTTAACCAAGACAATAGGACTTGAATAAGGACTGGTGCTGGACCTTATAACTCTAGAATCAAGCATTTCTCCTACCATTTTCTCAATTACATCCTTCTGAAGACAACTATAACGGTATGGTCTCAAATTCACCGATTACGTGTTCTCCTTTAAAGTGATATGATGATCTTGTAGTCTTGAATGAGGCAACTCTAACTTCTCCTTAAAAAGATCTTGGAACTCTTCTAAAAGTGAGGCCAACTTCTTCCATTCCCTCACATCTATTTCTCTTGTTGTTTGCAACATCACCAACTCCATTTCCTTGGATTGCATTAATACCTAGATGGAAGCCAGTTGCTGGTTCCTTTTTAATAACTTGCATAACCTGTTGTGGTTGACAATTGATAGCCCTTTCCCTTTGTGTCCTTATAAAACTCTCTGCTGACCACCTGTGTAAATGCCATCCTTAGAGCCTCAAAGTTCCAAGTTATGTCTCCAAGTGTAGCCAACCATTGAGCCCCCAAGATTAAGTCATAGATTTCAAAAGGCAAGATGTAAGCATCAACTATGAAAACCGGCCCTTGAGTCTTCCACTGGAACCCTTCGCATACCGAATTGCATAGTAGTTATTGATCGTTAGCCACTAATACCTTAGTGCCTTCAATAGGTTTAAGTAAACACCCTAATCTCATGGTTATTTCTCTTGCCAGAAAATTATGAGTACTACCCGAGTccactaaaataaaaatggacCACTTCCCATGTAGTCCTTCCAATCTCATAACTCTAGGACCCTCTGCACCATTTAAGGCATTTAATGATAATTGCAGTAAACTTGGCCCTTCTCCATATTCCACATCTTCAGTCTCCATTGGAAGTTCATCCTCTTCTCCTGCATCTACCTGAAGCTGCAAGTTATACAACTGTTTTTTCTTGCACTTATAGCCAAAGGTGTATTTATCATTACACCAAAAGCATAACCCTTAGCCCTTTTTTCATCTATTTCCCTACTTGTCATTGGTTCTGTAAGACTTAGAAGGGAAGGTATCTTGAAATTTGGGAATATTAAGAGTAGGTAGAAGGTCTGCTTGTGATTGAGGTTTGGTTATGGTACTTGTAGTAACATGAGAAAATGGATAATTGATGGTTGGAATATTGGAATGCTTAGATGCTGCTCCTAATTGAGGTGTCCTATGAAATGTCTTTGGTTGATCCTTCATGGCTGCTATTGTTATCTCCTGCAGCTTGGCTAAAGCATATGCTTTGGTAAGAGTCTTTGGTCGAAACATCCGAACTGGCATTTGTAAGACATCCACCAATCTTGAAAGGAAGAAACTAAGGGCCTGATCTTCACGGATACCAGCCCTTGGATACAATTCATCAAAGGCATCCAAATAACTTAGAGTGAACCATTCTGTCGCAAATTACGTAAATCGGACGAAGGATCGTCATAAGCATAAGTACCAAACCTGGCATTCAGACATTGAACATACTCTTTCCAGATTACGTTCTAACCTCCCTTGGATTTCATGAAACTTTGATGCCATTGTATGGCTCTTCCCTCCAAATGCAGAGCTGCTACTTTAACCCAATTTTCTGGTGGTGTTCCATCCACCTCAAAAAAATATTCTGCTCGTAGGAGCCAAGTATCCAGGTTTTCACCATTGAACCTTGGAAATTCCAGTTTTGTTAAGTGACCCCAGGGAAGATTATGATTCGATTCTGGTGCTCTTCCTTCCTCTGTAAGATCCACAAGCTTTTGTTTAGTGAAAATTTCTGATTGATGCCTACTGAGACCACCAATCAAGCTCTTGATTTCGTCGATAGACTCTTTCTAGTAGACGTTGTTGTCGCAACTCTGCCTCTTGCACCATCTGAGCCATTTCTCGACAGAGCTCCTGATTTCGTGTGCCATCCGCCATGTCCAGgacttgctctgataccaattgatacaaaccttaggagaaccatacctcaaaagctagctattgagatgggagagcccaaggccatataaaccccacagtagttgcccatactttccaatgtgggatccaagtcccataccttgcacttgggatcctaacagttagattttcatcttcatctattctttcttcagtttcccaaaatcaacacacaaaatcacCACCCGAACACTTCTCCACTCTTAAGCACCATtctcaactttataatttccttcGTGTAAACTGCAGGTCAGGTAACTTTTCTCTTGATGAAGCTTTTGATtccttcaattatatgattcatatgCACCCAACTCCTGCTATGTCTTCCTTCagtattttgttttctgcacttgttaagaaaaaacattttgatcaaCTTCTTGTGATGTACACGAGATTCATTTCAGCTGGGTTGTTTCCGGATttcattattttgaatattttaattgattgcttAAGCAAAATGGCACGCGATTCTGATGGTTTTGTTGTTCTTCGGAGTATTTTTAGGAGGGGTTTTGACTTTTAACAATCTGATTAATGGTCTTTGTATGGCGGGCAAGATTAAGAAGGCCACtgaattttttaggaaaatggTTTCGGTTGGTTGTAGACCGGATGTGGTTACAGTTGGGACTTTGATTACTGGGTTGTGTAGAACTGGTAATGTCACTGTTGCCCAtcagttgtttgaagaaatgaataacGGGAATGGTGAATTTGGTGTCATTTGTAAGCCTAATATTGTTTGCTATAATACAATTATTGATGGTCTTTGCAAATATGGGTTAGTAGGCAAGGCAAAGAAACTGTTTTCAGAAATGAAGACCAAGGGCATTAATCCAGACATGATTACTTACAGCACTCTAATTTATGGTTTGTGTAATACATCTAATTGGGAGGAGGCTAAAACTTTGTTTATAGAGATGTTGGAGGAAGGTGTAAAACCTAATGTGATGACATTTAGCGTGGTAATTGATAAGTCCTGTATCAATGGAAAGATGGACGAAGCCAATGGGTTGTTCCAACTAATGATTAATAGAGGTGTTTGTCCCGACACAATAACTTATAACATACTTTTGAGTGGTTTTTGCTTGGCAGGTCAAATTGATGATGCTAGAAGGCTATTTGATTCCATGGCAAGTGTGGGGTGTAAGCCTAATGTTTTTAGCTACAATATTTTGATGGAGGGTTTAtgcttgacaaataaaattgatgatgccaAGGAACTTTTAGCCTCAATGTTGAGTATGGGATGCACACTTGATGTAGTTAGCTACAATACTCTGATCAATGGGTAttgcaagaatcgaaaaattgatGAAGCCTTGAATCTTTATGAGGAAATGACTTCAGAGGGAGTTAGGCCAGATGTTGTTACTTATAGTACCTTGCTATCTGGGTTTTTTATGAACGGTAATATCAGACATGCAAAAAAGCTATTTGGTAAGATGCAACTTAGTAATTTGCCTCCCGACTTATTTACGTATAGTATTCTTATTGATGGTTATTGCAAAAATGGTTGTGTTTTGGAGGCTGTTGAACTGTTCTATACTTTAATAAATCGAAACATTCAACCTGACATCACAACTTTCAATTGTCTCATTAATGGGTTGTGCAAAACAGGGAGACTCAATATTGCTTGGGAAATGTTCAACAGATTACATAGTAATGGCTTTGTTCCAGATGTtattacatataacattataatgCATGGATTTTGTAAGGAAGGAAAGTTAGAAATGGCAAGTAAATGTTTCTCagatatggagcaaaatggtgtTGCGCCAGATTTGGTCACTTTCAATACGCTTATGTCTGTTTTCTTGCAGAATAATGAGACTTTAAAAGTGGTGGAacttcttcacaaaatgaaagagagaaatgtgaaaCCAGATGCATCCATAGGTTCAATAATATTAGATTTACTGGGAAAGCATGAAGATTATCGTGAAGTCCTGAATTTGCTACCATCCTTTTCAACCCAAGAACCAACAGGATGTTGATTGTTGAGTAGGTGCATTTTCCAGGGGAGTATAGCTTATCAAGAGACCCCTGGCAAACGTTAAAGTTTCCATGTAAAGGTGTGTGCCAACATTGTAGTGGTGATTGTATTTATGTGAATCCATTAATGAAGAAGTCATATAATTGAAGTTATagattttgtcttcatctctgttGATTTGGCTTGACTACCAAGTTGCTGTATTAGTATACATCTTTGTTTCTGACAGTTgcctatttttgttttcaaaggaAAATACTGACAAAGATGCTCGTAAGGTTGTAGATGGTTTAGCACCTAAGGCCACTGATCAAAATGATGCTATTGAGAAATGGTATGAACATGAATGTCTCATCTGTGTACTCTTAGTGCTACTtgtaatatacatacataaatatagtcTCTTCATTTGTTCGTTTTTACCAATCAATGTTAGTGGGAATCTTTATTTCTTTGGAGAGATGAATCCCCTTGATGAAGTCTCTAGTAAGAAGTTGGTGGTAGCTGATGCTAAGTTGAACTTCGATGATGATGCTGCCTTCCTGGTAGAAGGGAATCGTTCTTGTGATCCATCACTAGAGGGTCCTTGAGAGGTTTCGATACATTTACTTCTCGATTTATTGTTTACGTGgaataattattcttaatagtaactgCCAAACAAGTACACGAAGATTCAAGTCTGGTTAGTGATTAAGAGAGTTGTGGTGCTTTTTGGATATTCTATATGGCAACCAAATTCTTCTGATTAATTTGGCGATTTTCTTCTGCATCCTTTGATTTCTTTGCTCTTTTTGGTACCTAAGTTCAGTTATCTCAAAAATGGGCTTTTAAAGTTTGCTAGCAGAATGGAGTTTCAAATTGCGAGTGGAAGACTACTGCTATCACACAACACAAATTAGCCTTCTGCTTTAATTCATGCACTGAAAATAGGGCTTGTCTTTGAGGCTTGTGTCAAAATTAGAGTCTCTCTTCTCAGTATCATCaacaattagattataaatgtaCATGAGGAACTATTAATTATGGTGTCAACAACACTAGTGTGCAACAAATTATAAAGTAGTTTCTCACTTTGCATGATGTTATAAAGTAGTTACTAACTTTTCCCACCaaacaccaaaaagaaaaataaaaaagaaattataaagttcacatttacaaaataataaaaatgacttCAATTATACATATATCCACCAATAGAAAAAGCTGCATTTCACACTAATTATGTTAATGGCATTCATACAAATCCCTTAAGTGTGGTGGAGCACTAACTGGAGCGCAATCAGAATCTCGACAAAGTATACTAGCAAAGTAGCAAGATTAAGTCAGAACCCATCCACTTAAATCACATGATACTCAATAACCCTAAAatgcaatagaaaataaaagagaaagaagagaataacaaatcgttattaaaatttatataacacctaaaagtaacataatccaaataaacctatcaaaaaaaaaaaagaaagggtaAACCAATTAAATTAGCATTAAATAGTATTCGTTTCAtgaagaacaatattatatttacataatttttatacacaatttagatacatagatggtatatcattatatgattgaatattattttatttttaattcaaaatcatcaaatcatatagtaatacattatctatgcatataaattatatacaaaaaaattttgagcGAAGCATTATTCTTTGTTAACAAGTTTGCTTACCAGTTAGCGTTAAATATTTTGGAatcaatataactttttttaaattttcttactctcaattcctttttaattttatacattgaaaacTTATTGCAAATTTGCGTgattacaataaattaaattgaattagatgattgtttgttttatttcccttaaaaaactaagaaaagaaaatattatttattgttaaaatatattttaaatatattatttcggttagaatatatttaaatagatttcgaatatattattttatatattagaatatattctaaatatattatttcataagtTAAcagatattctaaatatatgttttccatttttatattattgtatattaattatcttgatttgtattttcttatataaaatttatgatagatAGTTTAatctacaaaaaaaattatgtattattcagatagtttaatatccaaaaaaatacaatttattcatatttttagatgGTATCAAAGACAAGCATCCTTCTGGCATTTTAGTTAAGCTCACTTATGTCTTCATCTCCACAGAtatggaaagtgaaaaaatgagtttattaCTTTGGACACACTTATGCTTTCACCAATGTAGAAAGcggaaatatgagttttagttTGGGCACGCTCATACCGTCATTTGTGTAAAAAATAGGAAGATGAGTTTATTAGGTTCTCTCATGCCTTCACCTAAGTGGAAAGTGGAAAGATGAGTTTGCAAACTCAATTAAGCAAATATTACGTttgcaaactcatcttttcactttccaCATAGGTGAAGGCATGAGTCTgataaactcatcttttcactttctacGCAGGTGAAGGCGtgacaatatttgaattgaaaactcatcttttcactttctacGCAGGTGAAGGCGTGacaataattaattcttattttaacatttataataaattaaattagataattttggcttgtttcttcttgtaagttgcagtttaaatttgtttaaggaTGTGTTACtaacaatattttcaacaattcattcttctatatatttttaaaaatttttgaattttaaccaTGTTTAGTATCAATACCATTTCAAGGTCAATGtacaaagatttaaaaaacacattattgttttagtaattaaacatgaaaaataatatgtataaaaacaaattttattaacttatttgtataatctaatataacaatatgcgattagataatgttaaaataagataaaaaaaataagcaatcatattattcaattacaaattGTCACatcagtttataaaaataagttgataatatttgtttgtacatgtagctttattcattaaatatattgttatttgtaaatatgCAAAGTGAAGTGTTTGTTAATGTATgtgatgagaaaattttaaatcttgatCAGCAGTGAcatagtttttgaaataaatgggGAAGAAGAATGAAGCAAAATGGGCATGCATATACATAAAAGCAAGAATCAAAGCCTGAAAAGAAATATACATGAGAAGGTTAGAAGATTACCTACTCCTTTGCTTTAGATGTAGGATGATGGAATGAGTCTCtcactttaaaaaatctcaaaaaagcTGCACCTCCAAGCCAAAAACACCCAAACCCGAGGAGTAGAGAGAATGGAaaggaatgttgtttttgtgATACAAAGTTTGTTTCAAACGAGCTTAGTTCATCTAAGATAAATTAATGAGCCATTTTTATGTTGGTGGCTAATtaacaataatgaaattattaatcggtcctttaaattgttaatttaaactacaatcatgcatgtatatcaattatatatcttagCTACCCTAATTCCCCTTCACAAACattctaacttttaaaatgttacttttgtacCTATgtaacactttatatgatacTAATGTTAATTATCCTTCGAAAGGTGTTAGCCAATCTTAGATAATATACTCCTTACTCTtaaaagcttggtttattagtgtgacTCTTTAGGTTCACTATGATATAATCATGAGTCTTTTTTTGAACAATCTGAAATACATATGAAAACTCAATGATTAtgataaacatctagcaatgtgtcgTAGCCCCTAAACTACGACGAAAAAACACTTTATTGAACCTAATACCTTCAATCGTACATTTCATGTAGATAAGACCTTTCCATCATCTAATCTTGATCAATTTCAAGCTCATGGTTcgtcaaagtcctaatttcaattctatacaaatcatcaattgatattttcaaaacaCTTCATCACAAACATCTTTCGTATAACTTATATTATTCTCTGGCTagagattttgatttcaaatatgTATCGACATTTGTTTCGGAAATCAAATATGGGTCAAATCAATACATATCCTAAACCTAATATTTTTCGAGCCAAtggattttatctttatcatcaTTTGTCTTCACATACAAACAACACATAACCAACATGGCCTTTCGTCTTGAAACTACTAGTTTGAGTATTCATGAGCATGAGCTTACCTTTCATATTAAGAAGGAAGTTGCCAACcttatttcaaatcatattgaaaAAAACCTAATATAGGTATTCCAATGTTTAGATATGTCAGATTGGAACTCGGTCTTTTGAGTTGCACAT
This is a stretch of genomic DNA from Mangifera indica cultivar Alphonso chromosome 11, CATAS_Mindica_2.1, whole genome shotgun sequence. It encodes these proteins:
- the LOC123229129 gene encoding pentatricopeptide repeat-containing protein At1g63080, mitochondrial-like, with the translated sequence MASVGCKPNVFSYNILMEGLCLTNKIDDAKELLASMLSMGCTLDVVSYNTLINGYCKNRKIDEALNLYEEMTSEGVRPDVVTYSTLLSGFFMNGNIRHAKKLFGRLNIAWEMFNGFCKEGKLEMNNETLKVVELLHKMKERNVKPDASIGSIILDLLGKHEDYREVLNLLPSFSTQEPTGC